The DNA segment GTCAAGTTGTCAGTCATAACTGATAGCTGATCAGTAGTACAACGTTTCGGTTTACAAGTCTAAAAGTAAAAAAGCAAAATCTAGGAGAGTTGATGAACTTATCGTTTCCCGAACTAGGAATTTCCCAAGAACGCGTAGAACACTTAGAAAAACTTGGTTTTACTGCACCAACAAACATTCAAGCCCAAGCTATCCCCCAACTGTTGTCAGGACGGGATGTAGTTGGTCAATCACAAACAGGTACAGGTAAAACAGCAGCATTTTCACTGCCAATTTTAGAGCGATTAGATCCTCAACAAAAAGCAGTACAAGCCATAGTTTTAACCCCAACCCGCGAATTAGCAATCCAAGTCCACGATGCAATGGCGCAATTCGTTGGTAACAGTGGATTACGGACTTTAGCAATTTACGGTGGTCAATCAATTGACCGTCAAATGCTACAACTCAAACGCGGCGTGCATATCGTCGTCGGTACACCAGGGCGAGTAATTGACCTACTAGAACGGGGTAACCTGAAGCTAGATCAAGTCAAGTGGTTTGTTTTGGATGAAGCCGATGAAATGTTAAGCATGGGCTTTATCGACGATGTGGAGAAAATTCTTTCTCAAGCACCCCAAGACCGTCAGACAGCTTTATTCTCAGCTACCATGCCACCATCAATTCGGATGTTGGTCAACAAGTTTTTGCGATCGCCCGTCACAGTCACCGTCGAGCAGCCAAAAGCCACCCCCAATAAAATCAATCAGGTAGCTTATCTCATCCCCCGTCACTGGACAAAAGCCAGAGCCTTACAGCCAATTCTGGAAATGGAAGATCCAGAAACAGCTTTAATCTTTGTCCGCACCAGACGTACAGCCGCCGAACTCACCAGCCAACTGCAAGCAGCCGGTCACAGTGTAGACGAATATCATGGTGACCTGTCCCAACAAGCACGGGAACGGTTATTAACTCGGTTCCGCAGCCGTCAAGTTCGCTGGGTAGTAGCAACTGACATTGCTGCACGGGGTTTAGATGTCGATCAACTATCTCATGTGATCAACTACGACCTACCCGATAGCGTCGAAACCTACGTCCACCGGATCGGTCGTACTGGTCGTGCTGGTAAAGAAGGTACAGCAATTACCTTAGTACAACCCTTTGAGCGTCGCAAACAGCAAATTTTCGAGCGTCATGTCCGCCAAAATTGGCAATTGCTTTCCATTCCCACACGGGCGCAAATCGAAGCACGCCACATCCTGAAATTGCAAGAGCAAGTCAGAGAAGCCTTAGCTGGTGAGCGTTTAGCTTCCTTCTTACCCATTGTCAGCGAATTGATCGAAAAATATGATGCTCAAGCGATCGCCGCAGCAGCGCTACAAATCGCTTACGATCAAACTCGTCCTGCTTGGTTAAGTACAGATGCCGAGATTCCCGAAGAAGTCGCATCTACTCCTAAACCCAAACTAGGCGGTAAGCGTCGTGAGTTTTCCGGTGACAGAGGTCGTTCCAATTGGAACAAATCTGACAATAACAACAGCGACGACGAAAGACGCGGTACTCCCAAACCAAAATTACGGACTGGCCGTCGTGAAACTTCCGCTACACCTAGCAATCCTAAGTTGGGTTCACCTGCTGCTAGAGAATCAGCTTCTTAGTCATTAGTCATAAGACTTTGAACTTAGCTAAGATAGCTAACTGTTTTGATCAGCTTGTAGGAACATAGATATAAATGGATTATTTCTCATCTTATGTTCACAATCTCAGATTTAGAGCAGCTACAAGCTGAACATCCAGAATGGCAGATGGAACTGGTGGACGGAAGTATTTTGGTTATGGGGCCATCAGATTATATTTCAGAAGAAATCGGCGCTGAGTTAATTCGATTGCTTGGCAACTGGGTTCGCCCACGTAAGTTAGGACGGGTAACTGGTTCTAGCGCTGGTTTTATTCTGCCTAGACTGGAAACGGAAAATGGCATCGAAGCTGATATAGAAAAGCGTAATCTCCGCGCTCCTGATGTATCTTTTGTGCGTGCGGAGAGACTAAAAATCAGCAAGCGTGATTTTGTGGAATTAGTCCCTGACTTGATGGTAGAAATTAAATCTAAATCAGACCGCATCAAGCCACTGGAAGAAAAAATTCAATTATTTTTACAACTAGGGTCTACGGTGGGGATTCTCATCGACCCAGATAAATTAACATTAACTGTTTACAGAATTAATCAAGAGCCAGTAATTTTACAAAATAACGATAAATTGACATTACCTGATTTACTTCCAGGTTGGGAGTTAACAGTATCAGAAATTTGGCCGCCTGTGTTTGAGTGAGATTGGGACAGGTTGCTTGTGTTCATATCCCCAGTCCCCAATCCAAGGCAAAAGTAAAAAGGCAAAAGTAAAAAGATAAAAGATTTTTACTTTTTACTTTTTTTGTCCCCAATCCCTAAGCGCTATTTCCAAGGACGACTAACTTTTTCTAACTCCTGAACTTCCTCATCATTTAATCTCCAACCTAAAGCGCCTGCATTTTGTCTTACCTGCTGGGCAGTTTTCACTCCAGCAATGGGAATTACGTTACCTTGAGCGATTAACCAATTTAAAGCAACTTGGGCAGGAGTGCGATCGTATTTTTCCCCTAAGCTGCGTAGTAAAGATATCACTGGGGCAATTTTTTGCAATCCCTCTTTCTTAAATCTTGGGTCTATACTTCTAGCACCAGTTGGAACTTCATCACTGTCAGCAGAATATTTTCCTGTAAGTAAACCTTGTGCTAAGGGGCTGTAAGCCAAAATAGTTACATCCAACTCACGGGCAGTTGCAACAATCCCCTCAGTTTCTATTTGGCGGCTTACTAAAGAATAGCGGACTTGGTTCACTGCCAAAGGTACACCCCTAGCGGCTAATATTTGGTGAGCTTGGCGCATTTGGGAAGCTGAGTAATTACTCACACCCACGGCAGCAATCCTTCCCCGCTTCACTTCATCGGCTAAGGTGTTCATTAAAGTTTCTTGACTTAACAAAAAAGTAAATGGCCAATGCACCTGATACAAGTCCACACGCTCAAGTTGCAGTCGCTTGAGGCTGTCTGTTAAAGCATCAGAAACAGATTGTCCTGAAAATCGCCAAGGTAAGGGGCCAAATTTTGTGGCAATTTGTACAGGTTGTTTTGCCTGTTTTACAAATTGCCCTAATAGTTCTTCTGATAGTCCTAGTCCGTAAACTTCTGCTGTGTCAAAGAAGGTAACACCAGCTTCTAAAGCGGCGGTGAATGCTTCTTGCAACTGTTCTGAACCGTAGCCATTGCCATAATTCCAAAACAGCTTATCTCCCCAAGCCCAAGTTCCAATACAAAGGGGTGTAACGGTAGGGCCATTTTTCCCTAAGGTAATTGTTTCCACGATCGCCAGATTTAATTTAGTTACATTTCTTTACTTTCCTAGTGTAACGTTATGATAAAAATCCGATGAAATCATTGCTTCCGCCGTGTATAGCCAATGCCATCAAGCCAAATGGCACTCTGGGAATTTTTTGGATCAGTGATCAAGATACGACGTTCTTCTGAGCCATCTTCGTAGGTAATTTGTAGAGTTAGTCCTTGGACACGATAACGACCACGCTGATTTGGTGCGGTGCTGCTAGTGACAGTTGATGAGCCACCACCTTCCGTGCGTCCACCAGCACCGCCACCACGCACGACTCGGCCATCAGCCCAGAAACGATAGTCCCTCCAAGCGCTAACAGACTGACTACCTCCAATTGCGACTGTCCCTGTGCCAGAGAGTGAGCGAAAGAGTCCATCCAACTTGAAGTTATCTGGCAATTTCGGGTAGGTTGTTGGGAAGGATAAAGCGTTCCATTTACCCTTTTGTGCAAGTTGCAGTTTGCCACCTTGACGACGCCAACGTGTCCATTTACCAGGATGTGCGCGTTTATGAGCTTCAATACCACCTGCAAAGGAAAGCCCTTTGACATCAGTAAGTGCATCACCGTTGCGAAAGAGAACAACCGGATAAATATCTGTGGTCAAAAAACCACCAATACCCATTACCGTCCGAGAATTGAAGCCGAAGCGATCAATTTGAGCTAGAGTTTTGCTGTCTGACGGGGAAGAAGTAACTCTAAAGGTGTTGGTAGGGGATGGAACAACTTTTTGGGGTACTTTAGACGGGCTACTTGGTGCAAGAAGTTGTGGTGACACCGTGGCGAACTGTGCATTGGGCA comes from the Nostoc sp. PCC 7120 = FACHB-418 genome and includes:
- a CDS encoding Uma2 family endonuclease, producing MFTISDLEQLQAEHPEWQMELVDGSILVMGPSDYISEEIGAELIRLLGNWVRPRKLGRVTGSSAGFILPRLETENGIEADIEKRNLRAPDVSFVRAERLKISKRDFVELVPDLMVEIKSKSDRIKPLEEKIQLFLQLGSTVGILIDPDKLTLTVYRINQEPVILQNNDKLTLPDLLPGWELTVSEIWPPVFE
- a CDS encoding aldo/keto reductase, which encodes METITLGKNGPTVTPLCIGTWAWGDKLFWNYGNGYGSEQLQEAFTAALEAGVTFFDTAEVYGLGLSEELLGQFVKQAKQPVQIATKFGPLPWRFSGQSVSDALTDSLKRLQLERVDLYQVHWPFTFLLSQETLMNTLADEVKRGRIAAVGVSNYSASQMRQAHQILAARGVPLAVNQVRYSLVSRQIETEGIVATARELDVTILAYSPLAQGLLTGKYSADSDEVPTGARSIDPRFKKEGLQKIAPVISLLRSLGEKYDRTPAQVALNWLIAQGNVIPIAGVKTAQQVRQNAGALGWRLNDEEVQELEKVSRPWK
- a CDS encoding DEAD/DEAH box helicase → MNLSFPELGISQERVEHLEKLGFTAPTNIQAQAIPQLLSGRDVVGQSQTGTGKTAAFSLPILERLDPQQKAVQAIVLTPTRELAIQVHDAMAQFVGNSGLRTLAIYGGQSIDRQMLQLKRGVHIVVGTPGRVIDLLERGNLKLDQVKWFVLDEADEMLSMGFIDDVEKILSQAPQDRQTALFSATMPPSIRMLVNKFLRSPVTVTVEQPKATPNKINQVAYLIPRHWTKARALQPILEMEDPETALIFVRTRRTAAELTSQLQAAGHSVDEYHGDLSQQARERLLTRFRSRQVRWVVATDIAARGLDVDQLSHVINYDLPDSVETYVHRIGRTGRAGKEGTAITLVQPFERRKQQIFERHVRQNWQLLSIPTRAQIEARHILKLQEQVREALAGERLASFLPIVSELIEKYDAQAIAAAALQIAYDQTRPAWLSTDAEIPEEVASTPKPKLGGKRREFSGDRGRSNWNKSDNNNSDDERRGTPKPKLRTGRRETSATPSNPKLGSPAARESAS